A genome region from Glutamicibacter arilaitensis Re117 includes the following:
- a CDS encoding cysteine desulfurase family protein — protein MIYMDAAATAPPRQNVLDVINPLLTRDFGNPASLHESGQQAKRANDWARTQVAGQLGVAAQEVYFTSGGTEGANAAVIGAALANPRGRVVVCSSVEHPAVMEACKYLVEFHGFEHRIIPVTGTGLVDLKAAGELIDTDVAVVSVMAVNNEVGTIQPVAAVAELVHEAGALMHTDAVQGAGWIDLKPLCAAVDALSISGHKIGGLKGSGAMYLSAKHRFVPLLQGGGQQGGMRSGTENPAAAVGIAVALQAATSQREGGLGANFGPYLIERILKELNAKHPGSVQLTGDPVHRVGGIVSFVFPQTAGETVLIELARKGILCSSGSACAAGSTEPSAVLTAMGYDEQLAHTALRLSFTRTTKENEISQVASAVVSCVSGLLG, from the coding sequence ATGATTTACATGGATGCCGCAGCTACTGCGCCACCTCGGCAAAACGTTCTGGACGTGATCAATCCGTTATTGACCAGGGACTTCGGTAACCCGGCATCTTTGCACGAATCCGGGCAGCAGGCCAAACGAGCCAACGACTGGGCCCGCACGCAGGTAGCCGGCCAATTAGGCGTGGCAGCTCAGGAAGTCTATTTTACTTCCGGCGGCACCGAAGGAGCCAATGCAGCGGTCATCGGGGCGGCCTTGGCCAACCCCCGGGGACGAGTGGTGGTGTGCAGCTCGGTGGAGCATCCAGCAGTAATGGAAGCCTGCAAGTATCTTGTTGAATTCCATGGATTTGAACACCGGATCATCCCGGTCACTGGCACGGGCCTTGTTGATCTGAAAGCAGCGGGCGAACTCATTGACACCGATGTTGCAGTGGTATCGGTGATGGCCGTGAACAATGAAGTGGGGACCATCCAGCCGGTGGCTGCAGTTGCCGAACTGGTCCATGAGGCCGGAGCCCTGATGCACACCGACGCAGTGCAAGGTGCCGGGTGGATTGATCTGAAGCCATTGTGTGCCGCCGTGGATGCGCTGAGCATCTCGGGACACAAAATCGGAGGTCTCAAGGGCAGCGGGGCAATGTACCTATCTGCCAAGCATCGCTTTGTGCCACTGCTGCAAGGTGGCGGGCAGCAAGGGGGAATGCGGTCTGGAACCGAAAATCCGGCGGCCGCTGTAGGCATCGCCGTGGCTCTGCAAGCAGCGACCTCACAGCGTGAAGGTGGCCTTGGCGCAAATTTCGGCCCATACCTGATCGAACGGATCCTCAAAGAACTCAACGCCAAGCACCCAGGAAGCGTGCAGCTCACGGGGGACCCAGTCCATCGAGTGGGCGGCATCGTTTCCTTTGTCTTCCCGCAGACCGCCGGTGAAACGGTGCTCATCGAGCTGGCACGCAAGGGAATCCTCTGCTCATCGGGTTCGGCGTGCGCGGCTGGCTCAACCGAACCGTCAGCGGTGCTGACCGCCATGGGGTATGACGAACAGCTGGCGCACACGGCCCTGCGACTGTCGTTCACCCGCACAACGAAAGAAAACGAGATCAGCCAGGTCGCTTCGGCGGTTGTCTCCTGCGTTTCGGGGTTGTTGGGCTGA
- a CDS encoding SH3 domain-containing protein has protein sequence MKIPGRAAALALAMTMTVGTGGQAYAAPVAASQVPSALPATGPAIKSVKSSVAKRTTANLRLRAKSTLQSSTLRVIPNGAKVAVLDTKGSWDKVRYSGMTGWSHNSYLHALASASKTPSQTARYTTANLNLRAGAGTNHRSLGVIPQGGKVTLHRVSGNWAQVTSSKGSGWVSRLYLSSNAQPSIPKKQEKPSAPKQSQKYAYASAFLNLRAGAGTSHRSIGVISKGEKVAVLATSRGWSKVRSSKGTGGPAALIWFPRPPIRTSMRRPR, from the coding sequence ATGAAGATTCCTGGACGCGCCGCTGCACTGGCACTGGCCATGACCATGACCGTCGGAACCGGCGGGCAAGCGTATGCCGCACCCGTTGCGGCTTCCCAAGTGCCCAGCGCGCTGCCGGCAACCGGGCCTGCAATCAAGTCCGTGAAGTCTTCGGTGGCCAAGCGGACCACCGCAAACCTGCGCTTGCGAGCCAAGTCCACGTTGCAATCAAGCACCCTGCGAGTCATTCCCAATGGCGCCAAAGTAGCCGTGCTCGATACCAAAGGATCCTGGGATAAAGTCCGCTACTCCGGGATGACCGGCTGGTCCCACAACTCCTACCTCCATGCTCTGGCCAGTGCATCGAAAACTCCGAGCCAAACGGCTCGCTACACCACAGCCAATTTGAACCTGCGCGCTGGAGCTGGCACCAATCACCGTTCCCTAGGAGTAATTCCCCAGGGTGGGAAGGTCACGTTGCACCGGGTATCGGGCAACTGGGCCCAGGTGACTTCTTCCAAGGGCAGTGGATGGGTCAGCCGCCTGTACCTGAGCAGCAATGCGCAGCCAAGCATTCCGAAGAAACAAGAAAAGCCTTCGGCCCCGAAGCAGAGCCAGAAGTACGCATACGCTTCAGCTTTCCTTAACCTGCGTGCCGGAGCTGGTACCAGCCACCGTTCGATCGGCGTGATCTCGAAGGGCGAGAAAGTCGCCGTCCTGGCAACCTCCAGAGGCTGGTCCAAGGTCCGCTCCAGCAAGGGCACAGGTGGTCCAGCAGCGCTTATCTGGTTTCCAAGGCCCCCGATTCGAACAAGCATGAGACGACCCCGGTAG
- a CDS encoding SH3 domain-containing protein: MNLRSGAGVNHRSLGVISKGEKLTVHLSTSGWSKVTSSKGTGYVSSTYLSVGKPTAEIKSVRPDTQRVMDTVRRLFSGDYTSFGTIRPGSVGHSSGWAVDVMISRYNSAGGVQAGDRIARFLIDNRSQLGVSYLIWQDQIWLGAQKGWEPYSTSGKYGTHLSKNWNDTSRHMDHIHVETHGSSARGGALDYSALND; encoded by the coding sequence TTGAACTTGCGTTCCGGGGCTGGCGTCAACCACCGTTCCCTGGGCGTCATCTCTAAGGGCGAGAAGCTCACCGTACACCTGAGCACCTCAGGGTGGTCCAAAGTCACTTCTTCCAAAGGCACCGGTTACGTCAGTTCCACGTACCTTTCTGTTGGCAAGCCAACCGCCGAGATCAAGAGCGTGCGCCCTGACACCCAGCGGGTCATGGACACCGTCCGGCGGCTGTTCAGCGGAGACTACACGTCTTTCGGAACCATTCGTCCAGGCTCGGTAGGGCACAGCTCGGGATGGGCCGTGGATGTGATGATTTCCCGCTACAACAGCGCTGGCGGCGTCCAAGCTGGCGACCGCATCGCCCGATTCCTGATCGATAACCGCAGTCAGCTCGGCGTCAGCTACCTGATCTGGCAGGACCAGATCTGGCTTGGTGCGCAAAAGGGCTGGGAACCGTACTCGACTTCGGGCAAGTACGGCACGCACCTGTCCAAGAACTGGAACGACACCAGCCGGCACATGGACCACATCCACGTGGAAACCCACGGTTCCTCGGCCCGAGGCGGAGCGCTGGATTACAGCGCCTTGAACGACTAG
- a CDS encoding D-alanyl-D-alanine carboxypeptidase family protein, translating to MTKPSAFKLSLTATLSAALFATLLPATPAAAAAPAPVSIQVQAPALSVDASVQIAAKKIQRNPAKDDVFVNKKYPLSPKKYAPKTVAIQGSNVRLRSSAAKAYNKMAKAAAKDGVKIRAVSGYRSYNRQAELFNYYTRIYGKSYASRISAVPGTSEHQTGLAIDVGNANGACGLQACFANTPVGKWVGKNAHKYGFIMRYQKGQESVTGYSYEPWHFRYLGTSLAKSVKNSGAKSLEAYYGVSGKKSDSAPKNSKGTAQTTANLNMRTGAGTGNRVLLTIPRGKSVQLTGSKKSGWYQVRYSSRTGWVSGKYLSSISMPSKPKKESKKSTPKQNTSNAKSAKTSANLNMRTGVGTSHRVVLTIPQGKKVAIRGAKKSGWYPVKYAGKNGWVSGTYLRSFSSSTYSPKSSDPKSSSSASKKTIANLNMRSGAGTSKRVILTIPKGKKVSIRGAKKSGWYPVKYAGKNGWVSGKYLR from the coding sequence ATGACGAAGCCTAGTGCTTTCAAACTTTCCCTTACTGCCACGCTGTCAGCTGCACTGTTCGCCACTCTGCTACCGGCTACGCCAGCGGCTGCTGCGGCACCTGCGCCCGTGAGCATCCAGGTTCAGGCCCCAGCGTTGAGCGTCGACGCATCAGTTCAGATCGCTGCCAAGAAGATCCAGCGCAACCCGGCGAAGGATGATGTCTTCGTCAACAAGAAGTACCCGCTGAGTCCCAAGAAGTATGCTCCCAAGACGGTAGCGATCCAGGGCTCCAACGTACGGCTTCGCTCTTCGGCGGCGAAAGCCTACAACAAGATGGCCAAGGCCGCTGCCAAGGATGGCGTGAAGATCCGTGCAGTGAGCGGCTACCGTTCGTATAACCGCCAGGCCGAACTGTTCAACTACTACACCCGCATTTACGGCAAGAGCTACGCTTCGCGCATCTCTGCTGTACCAGGCACCAGCGAGCACCAGACCGGTCTGGCCATTGACGTTGGAAATGCCAACGGCGCTTGCGGATTGCAAGCCTGCTTCGCCAACACTCCAGTGGGCAAGTGGGTTGGCAAGAATGCGCACAAGTACGGCTTCATCATGCGCTACCAGAAGGGCCAGGAATCCGTTACCGGCTACTCCTACGAACCATGGCACTTCCGCTACTTGGGCACCTCGCTGGCCAAGAGCGTCAAGAATTCAGGGGCCAAGAGCCTCGAGGCCTACTACGGGGTTTCCGGCAAGAAGTCTGACAGCGCTCCGAAGAATTCCAAGGGCACTGCACAGACCACCGCGAATCTGAATATGCGCACCGGGGCAGGCACCGGCAATCGCGTGCTGCTGACCATCCCACGGGGCAAGAGCGTGCAGCTGACCGGTTCGAAGAAGTCCGGCTGGTACCAGGTGCGTTACAGCTCCCGCACCGGTTGGGTTTCAGGCAAGTACCTGAGCAGCATTTCAATGCCTTCGAAGCCAAAGAAGGAATCGAAGAAGAGCACCCCGAAGCAAAACACCAGCAATGCCAAGTCTGCAAAGACCAGCGCAAACTTGAACATGCGCACCGGGGTGGGCACCAGCCATCGCGTTGTCCTGACTATCCCGCAAGGCAAGAAGGTCGCCATTCGCGGGGCAAAGAAGTCCGGCTGGTACCCAGTGAAGTACGCAGGCAAGAACGGCTGGGTCTCAGGTACCTACCTGCGAAGCTTCTCCTCTTCGACTTATTCTCCGAAGTCCTCCGACCCCAAGTCCTCGAGCTCTGCTTCCAAGAAGACCATCGCGAACTTGAACATGCGCAGTGGCGCCGGAACGAGCAAGCGAGTGATCCTCACTATTCCCAAGGGCAAGAAGGTGAGCATCCGCGGGGCGAAGAAGTCCGGCTGGTACCCAGTGAAGTACGCAGGCAAGAACGGCTGGGTGTCAGGCAAATACCTGCGTTGA
- a CDS encoding GNAT family N-acetyltransferase, with protein sequence MRIRPEVFDDRAAVYALTHAAFAGIDPMVEPEEVGLLQNLFNCEQYDSRFSIVALDDTAVIGHVIATWGEVEGEALLGLGPLAVAPEYQHRGVGSILMQEIHDKAEEERVSGIVLLGAPAYYRRFGYGPAQAQGIIPTQSMWGEHFMVRVFDEARLPRGTFHYAKPFRSDR encoded by the coding sequence ATGCGTATCCGTCCAGAAGTCTTCGATGACCGAGCCGCGGTGTATGCATTGACGCATGCAGCGTTTGCTGGGATTGATCCGATGGTCGAGCCAGAAGAAGTCGGGCTGCTGCAGAACCTGTTCAACTGCGAGCAATATGATTCACGCTTTTCCATCGTGGCATTAGATGACACGGCCGTGATTGGACACGTCATTGCAACCTGGGGTGAAGTTGAAGGCGAAGCCCTCTTGGGCCTGGGGCCACTGGCCGTGGCACCGGAATACCAGCATCGTGGCGTCGGCTCGATTCTGATGCAAGAAATTCACGACAAGGCCGAGGAAGAACGCGTTAGCGGCATTGTCTTACTTGGGGCACCGGCTTACTATCGCCGTTTTGGATACGGCCCAGCACAAGCGCAGGGAATCATTCCTACCCAGAGCATGTGGGGCGAACACTTCATGGTTCGCGTTTTCGACGAGGCCCGTCTGCCACGGGGAACATTCCACTATGCCAAGCCTTTTCGCTCCGACCGCTAA
- a CDS encoding SRPBCC family protein, protein MEPLEELNELSFSVKGFISKSVRQVYDAVADPEQLSHYFTTGGAQGYLATGATVTWDFHDYPGAFPVHVLEAEVGKRIILRWGGQETLASDGMNTVTFEFTSESESSRTKVVITESGWKPTAAGIQAAFGNCEGWTGMLAAMKAWLEHGINLREDFYK, encoded by the coding sequence ATGGAACCGCTCGAAGAACTCAATGAACTGTCATTTAGCGTGAAAGGCTTTATTTCAAAGTCTGTCAGGCAGGTCTACGACGCTGTTGCCGATCCCGAACAGCTCTCGCATTACTTCACCACCGGTGGAGCCCAAGGATATCTGGCAACTGGTGCTACGGTGACGTGGGATTTCCATGATTATCCCGGCGCTTTTCCGGTGCATGTTCTTGAAGCCGAAGTGGGGAAGAGGATCATATTGCGGTGGGGCGGTCAGGAAACGCTCGCGTCCGATGGGATGAACACCGTCACCTTCGAATTCACCTCCGAGTCCGAGAGTTCACGTACCAAGGTCGTGATTACCGAATCGGGTTGGAAACCTACTGCCGCCGGTATCCAAGCGGCCTTTGGGAACTGCGAAGGATGGACCGGAATGCTTGCCGCCATGAAAGCCTGGCTGGAGCATGGGATCAACCTGCGCGAGGATTTCTACAAATAA